Below is a window of Plasmodium chabaudi chabaudi strain AS genome assembly, chromosome: 10 DNA.
aattataattttgtatacatgcaaattaaaatatccCGCGATTTAACAAAGTTgcagataaaaaaatgatagcATGTAATATTGacaataaaacaataaataacGCGCAGCCATAATCGTATATTAATTGATTAACTAATTAATtgattacatttttatatacctGTAATAACGTATCCATCGACAATTTTGATACGATTTAAATCACATAGATACTTTATTATGCTATTATactaatgaaaaaaatatatatataattaattttattattttattttaattttatggCTTGAAAATATCTTCTTATGAATCCATACCTTATTGGGATCAGGAACtttgttatataatttttcaatgTCTGTATGACCTCCATGTTTCTTAAAATATACACTTGTACCATTATCAGCATTAGAAACTAATTCGTACTCTTCTGTACTTGTAGCATGATACTGTAAATGCATTACAGCTTCGTTCATAAGTTCTGTTACATTCCTAATTTCTTCAGGATCGGTGCAAAGTACGGAGTTTTCTGATACATCCCTTTGCTCCAGACTATTATCGACCGAAATGGAGCTATTTTATATagatttttaatttgtaaaaacaaaataaatatatttatagataTTGTTTGACGgccaatattatttatgcgCACATTTGCatgaatatgtatataatattatcataaatGTCCACATATCTACACTTATATTGACgtgaatataattatatatagtttaatatttcttacGTTGGGGTATGTGGAGCAGGGCTACTTGCAAGAACTTTATTGGTTACATATACAAATAGGATtaaaacacaaaaaaaaattttaatataccaTTTACTCATTTTCGAATTTGATAaacaaaacataaaaaatatatgattgtatctctttaaaaattaaaagcaaaaaatataaaatatgaagtataatcaaaattagagcaaaataattttctaagaaaactataaaaaacgaatgtttgtttaaaaaaataaaaataactgATTAAACGCTAATTTATGAAGcacttaaatatttaatcgatatatatatgcttatcggatttataaatattatatattttttgttttaaagaTCCCATTACAAGGAAGCATAATAGCCAACGctttcataaataatattagttCCAAAGTGCTGATTTTTAATTACCCTAATACTATaacatcaaaaaatataattttaatttattatattatgggcatatgcttttttaatttttatagttCATTATGCtaatttcataaaatattccatttatatatagccatatattataaaatatcttatatttatacatgcatcgaaaaaaacatatatcaTGTTAcctaatataaaatttataatataaagcaTCAGCGTAAaccaaattatatatatatataaattgatAAGTTATTGTGGTAGAGGTATACactatattaataattatataaaaataatagttattccttccatttatttttcatatttttttaaatagtaCATTATTTGAGTTAAAAAAGtgtctttttatttttaaacattacaaaaaaaatatataagatgGATATTACATTATGCATATGTCTCGCTACaactatttatttattactaCAATAACAATAACTATAACCAACAATAAAATaccataataaattttatattatgagAAATCCCAATCCTTgtgatatttattattaattttaataaaaatatcctaataataattttataatattatactaAAATGCCATAATTATGTATCGTTAAAGTATTGACGTTTATGTCTTTTTGTAAATTGATgtgaattataaaatatatttttatatagaaaaataaaactatatatatacaaatatcgaaaatatgtttattttttaacattaatatttttaatgtgaGGTGTCCAAGTTTTATGgggttttatattttttgtctgGGGTCAATTCTATAGCATTTATGTTTTGGATTAgggttatatttttattaatttttatatattttttcttagtGGGAGTTATTTATTGAAGttgataaattttttatgggtaaaattataagagttaacaaatttaattcTATCATTAATTTATACCAGCAATATTGCCGCAATCGAaaatatagtaataataatgagcAAATTTGCGATTTGAGTCgctatttatttatggaatttaaaaaaatagccaTAATCAATATTATGGCTATTTTACAATGTGTCTAAgtgataaataatataaaataacgATAAATTTACTCTAAAGGAATCCTATgaaaaacatttatataaatctataggatattttaattattagaaaaatataaataatggtTTAAAAGATGCTAATCTTAGGAACATGTGTGAATTTTATGCGTTATTTAatcatatatgtaatacAATTGCAgattataaaacaaatggtGCCAAAAGTAATAgtctttttcaaaaatcTGTCAATTGTCTTAATAAACATAGACCcctttatgaaaatatttataaatgcaATCCATATCTGGATTTATTAggcaaattaaaaaatatatatgccgATTGCAGAGATTCTGTTATTAAGAAGGAAactgataataatttatatcaaCTTCAAAAACTTGCAAAGGCAAATAAGAGCGATTCGTATTTTGCGAAAAGCTTTGAAACATTGGAGATTAATAATCTAAAGTGTaaaccaaaaaataaagtaaatgccccaaatgataaaaatgaaacatcAGAAACAAAAACGATCATGTCAAAGAATACAAACAAGTTggaattttaattatagtTCTTTTAATACCCATTACTTTAGCTATTATGTACAAGGcaaataaaagataattatgaagtatacaatttttaaaatatttcttcactataaaatattgtatatttttttcataatatatatatacttctccattttttatttaaaatactGCTAAGTgtgcataataatatttaaaaatctATGTAATGGTTATtgatgttttatttttattataatatttttcattaaataaatatatatagattaataaatattataaaatcacATAaactaaaataaaattgaaacaAAATCATGAGAATTAAACCATGAAACATattgaaattaaaatacaTTCTTCCCAATATAGTGCTATCGTATTTGAATAAtcatattaattaattaattaattttggGGATGTAAAATCAACAAATTCCgattattaaaatgaaatggGGAAGTAAATATGCTATACTATCATCTAATAATCGAGCAAGTGAATAAATGCTGAAAGTTCTACACTTTCTCTTCGTTATTTATGATAAACTTCTTAGACTTTGAATATAACCcacataaatatacattaatATTGCTATAGACTTGGATGTAAAGTTTGGGACTGTAAAAGGGagaaataaacaaatgatGTTTATATAAGGGGGAAATATAATGTAGTTTGATATACTATTAATAAGGGGAATATTTCACTTACTTTTTTCGGAAGGCGTCACCTTGGGATTCATTTTCATTGCTTTGCTTAAGTAATTGTTTAGGATATTTTCAAAGTGCTTCGCTTTTAtgattgttttattattttgggGATTTATTATCTGATTTTTGAATCCAGTTAGTGTCTTCTTACCATTCGAATCTTTGgatttgttattatttgtaatgCAACTGCTATAATCGTTTCTACGGAAACTGCTGCTACTGGGGGCACTACTACTGGGGTCGTTAATATTATAGTACTTTCTAAAAATAGCGTTTATATCGGTAATTTCGATGCCTCTTTCACGAAAGGCCTTGTCCTTATGGATGTCCCTTAAACACTCAGCGATGCATATCTTAAACCTTAAACAAATCAATCTTAGTAATGGTAAAACGGCTCTCTTTATCATGTCTTTAAAGAATGcggatttaaaaaaatatgcaccATACAGCATGTCTATCTGTGTAGCATTTTTTCCGCTACCGTCTTCACTAGGAACATCGTGTATAATAGCTGTTATGACGGCGCGAAAAGCTCCAAGAATTGGGAACTTAGTTATAAAGTTAACTTGTGtttgtaaaattatacaatgacgaaaaaaaaacaatttaacAGTTTCATTAATATCTGCTCTTGAAGGTATTACAAAAGATCCATATAGACTTTTTTTAGCTTTTTCCAATgatacattatattttaaattaattgaaTATCCAGATGGAACTTGTATAGGATCAGGTAAATCATCAAACTTGCTATAGTCAGCACCTTGTTGATCTACTCGTTGATAAAAATCATAAAATGGATTTCTTGGATGAATTTTCGAAAATATGCTATAATAAACTTCTTTAAAAtctttatttacatataaacCAATTGCATGATGTATAtcatgaaaaaaatcattttcttctaatAATTCAATTTCTTTGGAATCTAACTTCATAGATATCATTTCATCAACATCCTTTGTAATTAAAACCTTTTCCGTAAATTCCAAAGAAGACTCTATCCTATTTGAATCTAAATTGTTCTTTTGATTTGCCGCTTTTGTTTCATCGTGTGTTACAGTATTTGTTTccagttttttttttgaatctATTGCATATTCTATCATGCTCGATATAGAACCATATGCATCATCTTTATCTAATAATGCTGTAAACGAAAATGATTGGTCTTCATCtggttttattttaaaccATTCaggaattatatttaattcttgtgcttttttaattgataGGAGtgattcatattttattctaaCAATCGatgaattttttagtaTTTGATTAAACgctgaaataaaataaatgctaTCATTTGATATGAAGCATTTCCCTTCAACTAAAACGGGGGCTTGTAATGAAAGTTTGTgttcatctttttttattatagtgCGTTTTTCTTCATGAGTTTTTTCCACTGTTGTGCTAGATGAAGGCTtgtttttatcattatcatCTAATTGTTTGTTTTTTGAAGTTGCccttaaattttttacaacttTGTCATTTGGGTCTAAATTATTCGATGAACTCTCATTGTTTACTTCTTTTGCTAGCAAATTATCataaacataatttattatttcttgaTTGATATTTTCATTAGGAATGTCATCTGAAACACTTTCGTCGTCGGTTAGGCTTGCCTCACTTTGGTCATCTTCTTCATCCATTCCAActgtaatattttcattaccATCgccttttatattaatttcgAAAATTTGATGTAATCCTAAAGCTTCATCATTATCATCTAATGTTAATTCGCAATCCTGATGGCAGTTAGTATATGCAGgtaatttttctatttctgTTATAAAATCATGATATTGTTTTGTTCCCTTTATCGCCGCCATAactaaataatgatattaaaatggGCTATCATttggtatatatatgtacataatcTTGGGGAAaccaaattttaatttttatatcaaatataaacaaaaacataaaaataatacaccTTATTAAGGATACGAAAAATGCATAACTATTagcaaatttataaatataattttataaaaaagcgGAAGCACAAGGAACGATGTGTTAtaccattttatatttttataacataaaaatgatattattaaatcaattagatattaataaattaatgaatgtgttattatttttttaattattatatattagtaGTTCTTTTATTGTACTATAAATCAcagcaaaaaaatatattataaaataatgagcACATAAATTAGtacaataattaaatttataattatataaaaaaattaatacaaGAAATAAAGCATGTGTGCTGATCgttctaaaaataaattaaaaaaacaataatatattatatttttttctatatgtatttattttcatataaaaaattatatgctGCAGGAAAATGTTTTGTTGTATCAATGGAAAAAGCAACGGTTcgcaaataataataatatacactATTATCACACAAGTGTATTatccatatattataaataataactaAGTATTCGGAGagaaatatgatatatattatatatataatgatcaaataaaataaaaaattgtatttcgCAAATACATGTAATATTTGCAATATTcaactataaaaaatatatatacttaataattttgacTAAAAACCATTTTTACAAACTTGGATACAATTCTATTTTTAACCTAAtttacattaaaaaaacaatttagtaat
It encodes the following:
- a CDS encoding fam-a protein, giving the protein MSKWYIKIFFCVLILFVYVTNKVLASSPAPHTPTSISVDNSLEQRDVSENSVLCTDPEEIRNVTELMNEAVMHLQYHATSTEEYELVSNADNGTSVYFKKHGGHTDIEKLYNKVPDPNKYNSIIKYLCDLNRIKIVDGYVITVKIARIYTPNLVMVQQRYRNLYESSQKYFYAFATKVEIAENTTAIVYTSGNINDHNRADKKSYRNTIVESANSFKTEVNSDADIRNGELKKLFVNLLGFLIKKEDDHVDFTCVSSIYDSISDAQNPFAKLCRP
- a CDS encoding CIR protein, fragment, which codes for MCEFYALFNHICNTIADYKTNGAKSNSLFQKSVNCLNKHRPLYENIYKCNPYLDLLGKLKNIYADCRDSVIKKETDNNLYQLQKLAKANKSDSYFAKSFETLEINNLKCKPKNKVNAPNDKNETSETKTIMSKNTNKLEF